The region CGCCGTCAGGACACCGTGAAGGTTGCGGTGGCACAGATGATGATCGACCAGGCAAAACTCAACGACGAAAATGATCCGGTCGACGAACTCATCCCATGGATGGACCGTGCTGAGAAAGCCCACGCAGATTTGTTGGTGTTCCCGGAGTACCTTCTCGGCGCCTATCACATTGATGACCCGATGATCAAAAAACTGCGTGATCAAGTTCGCAAGCGAAATCTCAATGTGATCGTCGGAGGGTGGGAGTATTTGCCCGGTCAGATCATCAAACACCCACCAAAACCAAAGACGTACGCCAACACGGTGTTGGTAATCGACCGTGGAGGGAATGTTGCTGGAAAGCATCGCAAAATGCATCCCGCCTTGGGGGCAAACTCACCTTACTGCTGGCCACCGGAACCTGGAGAGCGAGGTGAGCACACGATGGTGCTCGGTAACGAAAATGGCGTGATCGATTTGGACTTCGGTCGAATCGGTTTGCTCACCTGTTACGACGGTTACTTTTTCGAGAGCTTCCAAATGCCCTCTCTGCGCGGTGCGGAAGTGCTGGTTTGGGTCAATGCTCGTGGTGGAATGGTCGAGCCCCACGTGATTCAGGCGGCGAGCTTTATCACCTGCACCCATGTCGTCGCGTCCAATCAATCCGTCGGTTGTGGCTC is a window of Roseiconus lacunae DNA encoding:
- a CDS encoding carbon-nitrogen hydrolase family protein, whose product is MLTYRLAWVSLSIAITAGVITGWGAADEVQAQETHARQAKQVPELKRRQDTVKVAVAQMMIDQAKLNDENDPVDELIPWMDRAEKAHADLLVFPEYLLGAYHIDDPMIKKLRDQVRKRNLNVIVGGWEYLPGQIIKHPPKPKTYANTVLVIDRGGNVAGKHRKMHPALGANSPYCWPPEPGERGEHTMVLGNENGVIDLDFGRIGLLTCYDGYFFESFQMPSLRGAEVLVWVNARGGMVEPHVIQAASFITCTHVVASNQSVGCGSAICSYPGWRLDHAAPAPGEEAFLVGDLDLKEIRIQRRNNRMLHQRRPEVYQTIAEKWQPWTAYPDIEPFRYSAESTAAESAIDQ